The genomic DNA TTACCAAGCCCACATCAAAAAGTCGGTGAAAATCCGCTCTGAGCAGAAGTCCATTTCTGACATCATGCCCTCCTTCGCCGGAGTAAGGGACAATATGTGCCGCCTCGAGGGCCACCAGCGTTGTTTCGCCAGTTATCGCACAGCGCCGCTGATAAGCCTCCGTGACCAGTACGCGGAATGAAGACTGACCAAGTCTTGGACGAACTTCAATTGGAGCCCCATATTTTTCAGTAGATTCGGCCGCAATAGTGGCATTAGAAATATTGCCTGGTTCACCAGCAGACGCCGTAAGCTTATACTGGATTTTTCTCCATATTTCGCGTCCAGCACCTACTCCTGACTCGAACATCTTTCCTCGTACTATATTAGACGACCAATCAGGCGGGTCCGCAAGCCAGTCTGATTCATTCAAAAAGAATGGGCTTGTTAGGACTGTGCAGCCGATATCATCATCATTGCGGCCGCCAGCAGTCAAGGGTTGAATGAGTTCTCGGAGCTCTTCAATGGAACTGCAACCATTTTTCTCACCAAAAACCTCCCATGCAATGCTTAACGGAAGCCTGCTATAGGTCACAAAAAATCCACCGCCTGCAATGTGATTATAAGGACGTTTTAGCTTGAACAGAAAGGGAAGGCCTACGGGTGCTCCAGTAAACGGCGGGATCGCGCTAGGCTGCCAGAAATTAACCTCATCCGGCCTTAATTTTGAAAGATACTTGAACCAACGATTATCAGTTACGCCCACCCAATATCTCACTTAACAAACCTCCGATTGCATATTCACCTGCCCCCACCATCCCCTCCTTCTGAAGCAGCGAATTCATCACCAGCAGGGAGTCGCCGGCAATGAGCCGATTGGCCCAGCCGCGATCATGCCTGTAGAAGTCGATGGCGTCCCGCAGGGGCAGGCTTTCGAAGGGGGCCTCGAACAGACCGGGCTGCACCATCTTCGACGGCTTCCCCTCCTTCATCCGCTTGCGCACCGCGGCCAGGATGCTCATCGGGTCCATCCGCTCGTGGACGTGGAGGGAGACGGTGTCCACATCGAAGCTGGTGCGCTCGGCCTTTCCGGTCCAGTTGAGGTAGGGGGACTGGAGGCGCTTCAACTCCTCCAGGGCGAGGCGCATGGTTTCGGGGTCGGCGGAAGCCAGGGCATCATCGATCAGGCTTTCGATTGCTGAACGGCTGCTGTCGAACTGGAGGGCCGGGTCCAGGTGAGGGTCGTAGGACCATAGGGTCTGCGGCTGCGCAGGATCGGTAGCGGGAGTTACCACGCCGACCTCGGGATTGTTCTTCCTTCGATCGGGATGGCGGTAGGAAATTATCTGAGCAGCATCCTGGTTTTTGGGACGAGGGGCGGCTGCAGCTTTTTTCTTCATGCCGGTGACGATAGGGACAGGTTCTTCGGCCAAACCATCCAGACTCCCCTGTTGCTCATCCATCCAGTCATCCTCCAGGGTGCGTTGAACATCTTACGTCTCTAGTAAAGCGTTCACTTTTTCGCACATTTCCCAATGCGAGTCAAGGAACCAACCGGCAAAACAAACTTGTTTTACAACATAATTGTTTTGGTAAAGAGGAGAAAAACAGGTGAATGTTCCTGCGTTCAGGAGGTGTCTCTTTTACTTTCCAGAACTACTGCGAGTGAGGTTTTCAGTAACGCGCTCAATACACTCCCAATGTGAAAGCGGCCCACCAGGACAAGACAACTACCGCGGCGCTGGCCGACGCAAGCAGAACACTGACCAGTTGCCCCGGCCGGCCATACCTTACGATCAGAAATTCCGCTGCCAACCCGAAGCCGATACCGAAGAAAAACCCGAAAAAATGCGCCCCGAGGTCGGTGTTCCGCCCCTCGGTTCCCAGCAGGACCAGGAGCGCCAGCGCAGCCGCCACCGGCAGAGGCCAGCGGCGGTGCAGATGGTGCCGGTAGCGGACCAGGCTGATCGAGGCGAATATCCCGACGGCGGCGAATACGGCGGTGGAGGCGCCAACGGAATCGTGGCTCGGAAGTTGAACATGGGCATTCAGCCAGTTTCCTGAAGCTCCTGCTGCGAGGAGCAGGCTCCAGGAGAGGCCTGAGCCGAGTTCACGGCAGAGGCAGACGAGAAAGAAACCGCCGATGGTGAGATTGCCGATCAGATGCACCAGGTCGGCGTGCAGCGTGAGCGCGGTCACGAGCCGCCACCATTCGCCGTCAAGGATCAGGTTGGCCCTTGCGCTGCCGAGTTCGGTCCAGTTCGGGGCCGAGTGTCCATCCGGCAAGTTGCCGAGCTGCGTCACATTGAAAAAGGTGGCCAGCAGGATCAATACGGAGAGGGTTGCCAGCGTGTTCTCCACGAGCGGACGGGGGGCAGGTGGAGGCGGCGGCCAGTCCCGGTTCTCTTCCTCAAAAAGGCGCAACTGCTCCGCTGCCTCGTCATAGGCCCCGGCAGGCACCAGCAACCGCCACCCGCCAATCCCCATTTCGACATGGCTCGGGAGAGCACGAGCCGCCAGCACCAACGCCCAGAGATTCGCCTGCCGCTCGCTAAGGGTGCCCGCTCCTGCGTCACCGATACGTCCGGGGCGGATCTCCAGCCATTGCTCTTCATAACTGCCGCTGAGCGCGTCTTGTTCCATGACGATACTATAAGCATCATCATCCCCAATTACCACCTTTGGGGTTGTTGAAAAAACATTCATCTCGCCGCCCTCCTCGAAAGCCACCGTGTGCGGCGTCGCGCTGTTTATGCCCCAGAGGGTACTACACCTCCTTGGGGCTTTCTGCGGGTGCGACGATCTGACTATTTTTGAACAACCAAATTTTTTCAATAACGTGATTTAAGTATCAAGACGGCGCAGATGAACTTACCGCAGAGGTAAAAAGAGAGAAAACCAAAGAGAAAAACAAAAAGGACACCACCGAAGGGAAGTGTCCTTTTTGTTTAAAACCGAGTGCGAGCGAGATTTTTCCGTCAGGTTTATGCCGGCGGGAGCGGGCCCCGCGGAGGCGTAGCAGCGCTACGCCGCACAAGAGGGCCCGCGCCCGCCGGTATGAAGATGGCGTAAAAGGCTCGCTCGGATCAGCGCATCATTTCGAAGAACCTGTCCTCGCAGCTCTGATCCACGATGTCGATAAACGTATTGCATATCTCCGTCACCATGTTGATGACCCCCTGATAGCCGACGATCGGATAGCGGTGCCTGTTGACCCTGTCGAAAACCGGGAAACCGAATCGGAAGAGCGGGATGTTGGCGTCCCTGGCGGCGAACTTGCCGTGGGTGTCGCCGATGATGGCATCCACCGGGTCGGTCATGAGGAGGCTCCGCATGTGCCAGAGGTCTTTCCCCATGTATATCTTTCCCTGCTTGCCGTACATGGAGGCGTCCAGAAGCGCCTGGATCTCCTTCTCCACCTTTTTGCTCCCCTTGCTGCAGAGGATGTGATAGGGGACCGCCCCCATTTCGAGGAGGAAGGAGATGTACCCGAGAAGCTGGTCGGGGTCGCCGTAGAGGGCGAACTTCTTCCCGTGGATGTACTGGTGGGAATCGGTGATGGCGTCCACCGCCCTTCCCCGCTCTGCCTTGAGGCTTTCGGGAATGGGCCTGCCCGACATTTCGGCAATATTCATAAGGAAAGCATCAGTTTTTGCAATGCCTAGCGGCATCGGGAGGGCGGAATGTTTCCCTGCGTAGCTGTCTTTCAGCCAGGCGTAGGTCTTGGTGGCCGAGAAGGGGCCGAGGTTGATGGTCGCTTTGCCGTTGATGGAATCGGCGGCGTCTTCAAGCTTCGTCCCCCCTGGATAGAGGCGGTAGGTGCCGTCGAGGGGGGAGTCGAACACTTCGGAGATATCGCCGAGGATCGTGTAGGGAACGCCGAATGCCTCGAAGATCTTCTTGTACTCGCGGAAGTTCCCGGTATTGGCATCAAAGCCGGGGATGAGGTTTATCTTCCCGGTGCAGCGCCCTTCCACCTTCTTCCCGTCGGTGAGGTTCTGGAGGATGGAGAGGAGCATGGCATCGTACCCGTGGACGTGGGAGCCGTTGAAGCTCGGGGTGTTGGCATAGGGCACCGGCATATCCGCGGGAACGATCCCTTTGTTGCGTGCGTTCTTGATGAAGGCGCTCAGGTCGTCCCCGATGATCTCAGGCATGCAGGATGTGAAGACGGAGATCATCTTCGGCTTGTAGAGGGCGATGGCGTTATCGAGCCCCTCGTGAAGGTTGTTCTGCCCGCCGAAAACCGCGCCGTCCTCGGTCATCGCGTCGGAGACGGCGGGTGCCGGCTCGCGGAAGTGGCGGTTCAGGGTGGAGCGGTAGTAGGAGGCGCAACCCTGGGAGCCGTGCACGAAGGGGAGCGAGCCTTCGAAGGCGTGGGCTACGAGCTCCGCCCCCAGCGGCTGGCAAGTGTGGGGAGGACACACCACGAGCGCCTCGCGCTTGAAGTTGAGCTCCTTGTATTCTTCGGTATTGATCCAGTTCGCAACCCGCTCGATCTCTTCGGCGGGTGTCTCGGTAACCGGATTTACTGCTAGGCCAAGATTGTTAGCCATAATCGTATCTCCTTTGGGGAGCGGTTCTTTTCCGCTCTGGCTGCGTAAGTCTTCGGCACCGGTTGTGCGGCGTAGCGCTGCTACGCCTCCGCCCGGTCCCTCGACAGCCTTGCCAGGACGAAAAACTCCTCGCTCCCTGATTCATCGTCGGGACTCATCCGTCCACGATCGGTGGATTTTCTATGATCTTTCAAACACCGGCGTCCGATTTTGCGTCAGATCGTCGCCGGCCCGAGGCGAGCCGCGGAGGCGTAGCAGCGCTACGCCGCACAAGAGCGAGCCGAGGTCCGGGGGCGAGATGGCGTGAAAGCGGGCGCCATCAAAGCGCCTAGAAAGGCGCTTTGACAAGCGACCACGTGGGCGAATTTATCGCCATATCTATATCCCTGGCAAAGATCGGAAAACCCTTATACCCATGATACGGCCCGGAATAATCCCAGCTGTGCATCTGCCGGAACGGTATCCCCATCTTCTGGAACAGGTACTTCTCCTTGATCCCGGAGGCGACGAGGTCCGGCTGCAGCACGTGGGCAAACTGCTCCATCTCGAATTCGGACGCGTCGTCGTAGACCACGGTGGCATCGGGCATCTCCGGGGCGGTCCGTTCGTAGTCGTCGGTATGGGCGAACTCGTAGCCGGACCCCACGCAAACCATCCCCAGGTCCTCATACGCGCCGATGGTGTGGCGGGGACGAAGGCCGCCGACGTAGATCATCACCTTCTTCCCTTCGAGACGCGGGCGGTACTCGTCGATCACCGCCTGCATCTGCGCGTCGTACTTGGCGATCACCGCCTCCACTTTCTGCTTGATGGTGTCGTCGAAGAGCTCGGCGAGCTTGCGAAGCGATTCCCTGATTTTGGTCGGGCCGAAGAAGTTGAGCTCGATCCAGGGGATGCCGTACTTCTCCTCCATCACCTTGCACATGTAGTTCATGGAGCGGTAGCAGTGGATGACGTTCAGCTTCACCTGGTGCGTCGCGGCGATCTTCTCCATCTCGCCGTCGCCGGTCCAGACCGCCTTCACGTTGAATCCGCACTCCTCAAGCAGCGGCTTTGTCGACCAGGCGTCGCCACCGATGTTGTACTCGCCGATGAGGGCAATGTCGTAGGGGCCGATGGGCTCGGAAAACTCCCGGGTCTCGATGATGTAGTCGCGGATGGTGTCGTTACTTATGTGGTGGCCGAGGGACTGCGAGACGCCCCGGAACCCCTCGCAGTTGCAGGGGATGATCGGGATGTCGAGCTCTTTGGCGGAGGTCTTCGCCACGGCATTGATGTCGTCGCCGATGAGGCCGACGGGGCACTCGGAGAGGACCGAAATCCCCTTGGCCAGCGGGAAGAGGTCCTTTGCCTCCTTGAGGAGCACCTTGAGCTTCTTGTCACCGCCGTAGACGATGTCCTTCTCCTGGAAGTCGGAGGTGAACTGCATCCCGAACTGGTCGACTCCGAGCTTCCCGGTCATCAGATTTCGGCGTGTGCCCCAGGAGTACCAGCCGCAACCGACCGGGCCGTGGGATACGTGCACCATGTCGCGGATCGGCCCCCAGACGACCCCTTTCGCTCCTGCGTAGGCGCAGCCCCGGGCGCTCATCACGCCGGGAACGGTCTTCTTGTTGGACTTGACGCAGGCGGTACAGTTAGCCTGATCATTGGGCGCCAGGTGCGGCGCCCGTTTTTTCCGACCCTTCTCGGGGTAGACTTCCAGGACTTTGTCGATCATCTCCTGGGTTGATTCTTTGGTAATGCCTTCGACTGTAGTTATTGACATATATCTCTCCATTCAACGGCTCCGCCAAAAGCCCATCTGCTGCGTTCCGCTCCGGGCCGTGGCGCTCAACGTAGCGCTGCTACGCCTCGCACCCCGGTCCTCGCGCGCCTTGCATATGGAGCTTTTTGCGAACCCGAGAGGTTTTCTAAAACCCTTTGGACGAACGATTTTGATGCCAGGTCGGTGTCGACCGAGGAGCGCCGCGGAGACGTAGCAGCGCTACGTCGCACAAGGACGCCCCGCAGGGCGGCGCCGAGATGGCGCAAAAGCGTTTGGACATTACTTAGCAGCGGCTTCCGCGACACCTACAATCGACTCGTCCTCCGCTTCCATGATTCCGAACTCCATGAGCAGGTCTTCCAGCTCATCCATCTCCAGCGGGGTCGGCACCACAAGCATCTTGTTGTCGAGGATCTTCTGAGCCAGCATCCGGTACTCTTCCGCCTGCTTGTGCTCCGGCGAATACTCGATAACCGTCATGCGCCGCAGCTCTGCCCGCTGCACCTGGTTGTCCCGCGGGACGAAGTGTATCATCTGGGTCCCGAGCTTCCGCGCCAACGCCTCGATCAGCTCATACTCCTTGTCCGTCTTGCGGGAGTTGCAGATCAACCCGGCGAGCCTGACCTTTCCGGAGGAGGCATACTTGAGTATTCCCTTGGCGATGTTATTGGCGGCATACATGGCCATCATCTCGCCGGAGCAGACGATGTAGATCTCCTCCGCCTTGTTCTCGCGGATCGGCATTGCGAATCCGCCGCAGACAACATCTCCTAAAACATCGTAGAAGACGAAGTCGAGGTCGGGGGTATAGGCCCCATTTTCCTCAAGGAAGTTGATGGCAGTGATGACGCCACGGCCGGCGCAGCCGACACCCGGCTCGGGACCGCCAGATTCTACGCATTTCACGTCGCCGTACCCCATCTTCAGCACGTCTTCCAGCTCCAGGTCCTCCACCGTGCCCCGCTCCCGGACCAGGTCCATCACCGTAGCCTGCGCCTTGGCATGGAGGATCAAGCGGGTGGAGTCCGCCTTCGGATCGCACCCGACGATCATCACCTTCTTGCCGAGGGAGGCGAGCCCCGCCACCGTATTCTGGGTCGTCGTGGACTTGCCGATACCGCCCTTGCCATAAATCGCGATCTGTCTCATGTTCTCTCCTTTGGGGACCGCCGCTTTCGCGCGTCTTGCACGCCGGCTCCTCGTCGGCATCCTCGACGTAGCGCTGCTACGCCTGCGGTGCCTTCTCGTCGCCGTCGCACAATCCATCACCAAATCGACGGTCCCTGGTTTTGTGTCGGGGCAACAAAAAAGGCGCCCCATTTGTTAAATGGCGGGCGCCTTTGCCGAACTTCAATCAATAGTGAATACGTCGGCGTATTCGAGTTGGTTTGTTTTGTCTGGGTTAGAGCATCGAGTGTGCCAATACGGAAACTGCTGGATTTTCAAGCATTCAACTTCTGCATCCGTATCCAGCCAGCCTACCGACGGTGCATGTGCTATGTTTTTAGGCAAAACCGACTGGCGAATGATTTCAAGGTCAGGTCGGTGGCTTCCAAGGAAGAGCGCGGAGGCGTGGCAGCGCCACGCTGCACAAGCGATGACGAAGGAAACACCGAGATGGCCCGAAAGCGTTCGCCACAAACCGAATGGCGAATGATTTCGAGGTCAGGTCTTGGCTTCCAAGGAAGAGCGCGGAGGCGTGGTAGCACCACGCTGCACAAGCGATGACGAAGGAAACGCCGTGATGGCCCGAAAGCGTTCGCCACAAACCGAATGGCGAATGATTTCGAGGTCAGGTCTTGGCTTCCAAGGAAGAGCGCGGAGGCGTAGCGGGAGCTACATCGCACAAGCGATGAAGAAGGCAACGTCAAGATGGCCCGAAAGCATTCGCTACAAAACACCGTGACGAACGATTTCGAGGTCAGGTCGGTGTGGAGCTAGGCAAGCCGCGGAGGCGTAGCAGCGCTACGCCGCACAAGAGCGAGCCGAAGCCCCGCGCCGAGATGGCCCGAAAGCGTTCGTCACCCCTCCGTGAGCAGGATGGCTTCTGCTATCTGCCTCATACTCTTGCGCTTATCCATCGCAAGCTTCTGCATCCTCCGGAACGCCTCCGGCTCCGAGAGCCCCTGGGTCCGCATGAGGACACCCTTCGCCTTCTCGATCACCTTCCGGCTTTCTATGACCTCCTTCAGGTCCTCCACCTGCTCCTTCAACTCCTCCACCTCGTCCGCATGAGCAAAGGCAAGCTCTATCGCCGGCCACAGGTCCTGCTCCCGGAACGGCTTCGTGAGGAATGCAGCAATGCCGCTTTCTTTTGCACGTTTGACCGTCTCCGGGTCATGGCATGCAGTGAGGAGAAGGATGGGGATCTTCAGCTTCGCCCGTATCTGCTGAGCTGCCGTAATCCCGTCCTGCTCCGGCATCGAAACATCGAGAAGCGCGACATCGGGAAGCTTGTCCAGCGCCAGCTCGACGGCCCGTTTCCCGTCGCCGCATTCATAGATTTGATCGAAGCCGAGTTCCTTCAGCTTCTTGTTAATGCTACCCCTGACAATCGCTTCGTCTTCAGCTATCAAAACACTTTTCACGTGTCACCGCCTTCCGTGGGATGCCGTCCTTGTAGGGGGTACTCAGCATGATTCATTCCAACCGGTGGTTATACCTGCCATCCATGCCGTGAAGCCCTAATCCACAAGCCCTCGGAGCCCCTTTTACGACTTCGGCACATTGCAAACAGGATGAGGAAAAAAGAGGCAGAAACGGGATGGCGCTGCGTTCCCCTCCCCCCATATTTCTCTTAGCCTGAACCCCGCTCCGGAGTTGACATCGTGATGAGATAGCTATAATGATAGTCCTACGACTATAGGGCAGCGCCGCAGGGGCTACTGGTATCTCTCATTGCAAAGAGGCTTTCGTGAAACGACATATTCTCATCCCCGCCATTCTGCTTCTCCTCGCCGCAGTTGCAGCCGTCTGGCATTTCACCCGTAGCGAACCGAAAGAACCGCCAGGCATAAAAGTCTCCGGCACTATCGAGGTCACCGATGTTGCCGTCAGCTTCAAGATCCCCGGTCGGGTCGAGGAGCGGCTGGTGGACGAAGGAGAGGCCGTAACGGCGGGGCAGCTTATTGCGAGACTCGATGACCAGGACCAGAACCACGAAGTGGCGGCAAGGCAAGGGGAAGTCAATGCCGTACGGGCCGCCCTGGCGGAACTGGAAGCAGGGTCCCGCAGCGAGGAAATAGCCCAGGCCGAAGCGGCTTTTCAGCGCGCAAAGGCGGAGAGCGAGCGGTTCAAGGTAGATTACGAGCGGGACAAAGCGCTTTTTGCGAGGGAGGTAATCCCGGCTCGGCAACTGGACGCGTCGCGCACGGCATTCGAGACCTCCCGGGCCGCAGCACGGGAAGCGGCCGAACGGCTTTCACTCGTTCGGAAGGGACCGCGACAGGAGACCATCTCCCAGGCCCGCGCACGGCTCCAGAGTGCCGAAGCCGCCCTCGCCGAAGCAAAGACACGCCTAGGCTACACCGAACTTCGCTCCCCCCTCACCGGGGTTGTTCTTGCAAAGCATACGGAGCCGGGGGAGCTGGTGGCCGCCGGCACCCCGTTAGTGACAGTGGGAAACCTGCACGACGTCTGGCTGCGGGCATACATAACGGAGACCGACCTGGGAAGGGTCAAGCTCGGACAGAAGGCACGGGTGACAAGCGACAGCTGGCCGGGAAAGGCCTTCGACGGTACCATCACCTTCATCTCCTCCGAAGCGGAGTTCACGCCGAAGAACGTGCAGACCGAGAAGGAACGGGTGAAGCTCGTCTATCGTATCAAGATCTCGGTGGGGAACCCGCAGCAGGAGTTGAAGCCGGGAATGCCGGCGGATGCTTTGATACTGGCTGACAACCGGTAGCTTGCCACAGAGACACCGAGACGCAGAGAATACCATGTCTCGTCAGACAAACAGATGCAAAGATGATGCATGACGGGTGATTAGAGCTATGAGGGTGGCCAAAAGCCAGGCTGCGGGAGGTTCCACCCGCTCCCGCTCCGCACCTCCCAATATCGCTTTATTACAACTTTTCCTCTGGGCCTCTGTGTCTCTGTGGCGAATTTAGGCGCAGTGTCTCTGTGCCTCTGTGGCAGGTTAGGTTCATGGATGCAATTACAACAGACAACCTCACCAAGCGCTTCGCCGGAGTAACCGCCGTCTCCGGGCTCTCCCTCTCGGTGGCGCAGGGGGAGCTCTTCGGCCTTATCGGCCCCGACGGGGCGGGTAAAACCACAACCCTGCGGATGCTTGCCGCCATCATGGACCCGGATGCCGGAGAGGCCCGTGTGCTTGGGCGTGACACGGTGCGCGAAGCAGCTCCCCTCAAGAACGACATCGGGTACATGAGCCAGCGGTTCGGCCTCTACCCTGATCTCACGGTGCTCGAAAACATCCACTTCTATGCCGACATCTTCGGTGTCTCGAAGAAGGAGCGTGCCCCACAGGTGGAGCGCCTACTCACCTTCAGCAACCTCGGCCCCTTTCGCGGGCGACTTGCCGGCAAGCTCTCGGGTGGCATGAAGCAGAAGCTCGGCCTCGCCTGCGCACTGATCCACAGGCCGAAGATACTCCTGCTAGACGAGCCCACCAACGGCGTGGACCCGGTTTCCCGCAGGGATTTCTGGCGAATTCTCTATCAGCTGCTTACCGAGGGTGTCACAATCTTCGTCTCCACCGCCTACCTCGACGAAGCCGACCGCTGCCACCGGGTCGGGCTTCTCCACGAGGGAAAACTCCTCGCCTGCGACGCGCCGATGAAGCTCCGGTCCCTAGTCTCGGGGCAGGTCCTGGAGATCGCCACTTCCGACGCCCGCCGAGCGGCACCTTTTCTGCGGGAGCGGTTCCCAGGACATCCGGTGGGCGTCTTCGGGGACAAGATCCACATAACTGCCACCGATCCGGAAACGACCTCTTCGGCGGTGGAGGAGGCCCTGCGGCAGGCTGCAATACCCTATCATCCCCCCCGCACTGTGGAAGCGAACCTGGAGGACGTCTTCGTTTCGATCCTCACGGCCTCCCGTTCCGATGAAGACGCTGTGCGCCCCTCCGCCGCTTTCCCGGCTGAGGTGCCAAGAGCGGCATCCGATCGGCAAGGCCAAGAGCCCCCTTCCGTATCGCTGCGATCGCTGGGAAAGCGGTTCGGGGACTTCACCGCCGTCGCAGGGATCAGTCTCGACGTTCGCCGGGGAGAGATCTTCGGGTTCCTCGGCCCCAACGGAGCCGGGAAATCGACCACCATCCGGATGCTCTGCGGCATCCTCCCTCCTTCAGCCGGCACCGGCACGGTGGCAGGGTATGACGTGGTGACCCAGGCGGAGGAGATCAAGAAAAACATCGGCTACATGAGCCAGCGTTTTTCACTCTATGAAGACCTGACGGTTGAGGAGAACATCGATTTCTACAGCGGGATTTACCGCATTCCACCTGACAGGCGCCGGAGCAGAAAGGAGTGGGTGATAGAGATGGCAGGGCTCGCCGGGCACCGGCGATCGCTGACGGGAAACCTTTCGGGGGGGTGGAAACAGCGCCTCGCTCTTGGATGCTCCATCCTCCACCAACCGCCTGTGATCTTCCTCGACGAGCCGACCTCCGGGGTCGATCCGATCAGCCGCAGGCAGTTCTGGGACCTCATCTACCACCTGTCGGCTGAGGGTGTGACGGTTTTCGTTACAACCCACTACATGGACGAGGCGGAGTACTGCGACCGGCTCGGGCTAATCTACCGGGGCGAACTGATTGCCCTCGGTTCTCCGGCGGAACTGAAGACGCAGCATATGCCGGAACAGGTGCTGGAAGTATCGTCCGAACGCCCCCAGGAGGCGATGGAAGTCCTTGAAAATCTGGCCGGAGTAAAGCATGCCGCGCTCTTCGGTCAGAGTATTCATGTGGTAGTCAAGGAAGAGAAGACTGGAGAATCGGAACTTGCAAGGGCTCTGGCCGACCGCAACTTCAGAGTCACGGCGATCAACCGGATACTTCCCTCCCTGGAGGATGTCTTCGTCTCCCTAATCGAGGCACGGGACGAGCAGGATAAGGCTCAACGATGAACCTGCAGCGCGTAATAGCAGTGGCCCGGAAGGAATTCCTCCACGTCCTTCGCGACCCCCGGAGCCTCGGGATGGGCATCGGTATCCCGCTCCTTCTCCTTTTCCTCTTCGGTTATGCGCTTACCCTCGATGTGGACCGTGTCCCCCTCGTCGTCTGGGACCAGAGCGGCACCCCCGAAAGCCGCGAGTTTACGAGCCGTTTCACCGGTTCGAGCTATTTTTCCCTCCAGAGATCGGTCTCGGGTTACGGCGAGATAGAGACGGCCATCGACACCCGCCAGGCACTGGCCGCCCTCGTCATCCCCTCCGGTTTCGCCAGGAGCCTCGCGAAGGGAGACGCGCCGGTCCAACTGATCCTCGACGGGAGCGACGCCAACACGGCGACCATCGCCCTCGGCTACGCCGAAGCGGTAACGGGCGACTATTCCCGGCGGATTTCCCTCCACCCGACGCCGCTTCTCGACCTGCGCCCCCGGGTCTGGTTCAACGACGAGATGGAGTCGCGAAACTACATATTCCCCGGGCTCATCGCAGTGATCATGAT from Geobacter sp. DSM 9736 includes the following:
- a CDS encoding HNH endonuclease; the protein is MRYWVGVTDNRWFKYLSKLRPDEVNFWQPSAIPPFTGAPVGLPFLFKLKRPYNHIAGGGFFVTYSRLPLSIAWEVFGEKNGCSSIEELRELIQPLTAGGRNDDDIGCTVLTSPFFLNESDWLADPPDWSSNIVRGKMFESGVGAGREIWRKIQYKLTASAGEPGNISNATIAAESTEKYGAPIEVRPRLGQSSFRVLVTEAYQRRCAITGETTLVALEAAHIVPYSGEGGHDVRNGLLLRADFHRLFDVGLVSVSPDYRIRVSPRIRETWFNGKVYYRLDNQPLSVVPTQPIMRPDPDRLEWHLKNRFQA
- a CDS encoding rhomboid family intramembrane serine protease, translating into MNVFSTTPKVVIGDDDAYSIVMEQDALSGSYEEQWLEIRPGRIGDAGAGTLSERQANLWALVLAARALPSHVEMGIGGWRLLVPAGAYDEAAEQLRLFEEENRDWPPPPPAPRPLVENTLATLSVLILLATFFNVTQLGNLPDGHSAPNWTELGSARANLILDGEWWRLVTALTLHADLVHLIGNLTIGGFFLVCLCRELGSGLSWSLLLAAGASGNWLNAHVQLPSHDSVGASTAVFAAVGIFASISLVRYRHHLHRRWPLPVAAALALLVLLGTEGRNTDLGAHFFGFFFGIGFGLAAEFLIVRYGRPGQLVSVLLASASAAVVVLSWWAAFTLGVY
- the nifK gene encoding nitrogenase molybdenum-iron protein subunit beta — its product is MANNLGLAVNPVTETPAEEIERVANWINTEEYKELNFKREALVVCPPHTCQPLGAELVAHAFEGSLPFVHGSQGCASYYRSTLNRHFREPAPAVSDAMTEDGAVFGGQNNLHEGLDNAIALYKPKMISVFTSCMPEIIGDDLSAFIKNARNKGIVPADMPVPYANTPSFNGSHVHGYDAMLLSILQNLTDGKKVEGRCTGKINLIPGFDANTGNFREYKKIFEAFGVPYTILGDISEVFDSPLDGTYRLYPGGTKLEDAADSINGKATINLGPFSATKTYAWLKDSYAGKHSALPMPLGIAKTDAFLMNIAEMSGRPIPESLKAERGRAVDAITDSHQYIHGKKFALYGDPDQLLGYISFLLEMGAVPYHILCSKGSKKVEKEIQALLDASMYGKQGKIYMGKDLWHMRSLLMTDPVDAIIGDTHGKFAARDANIPLFRFGFPVFDRVNRHRYPIVGYQGVINMVTEICNTFIDIVDQSCEDRFFEMMR
- the nifD gene encoding nitrogenase molybdenum-iron protein alpha chain gives rise to the protein MSITTVEGITKESTQEMIDKVLEVYPEKGRKKRAPHLAPNDQANCTACVKSNKKTVPGVMSARGCAYAGAKGVVWGPIRDMVHVSHGPVGCGWYSWGTRRNLMTGKLGVDQFGMQFTSDFQEKDIVYGGDKKLKVLLKEAKDLFPLAKGISVLSECPVGLIGDDINAVAKTSAKELDIPIIPCNCEGFRGVSQSLGHHISNDTIRDYIIETREFSEPIGPYDIALIGEYNIGGDAWSTKPLLEECGFNVKAVWTGDGEMEKIAATHQVKLNVIHCYRSMNYMCKVMEEKYGIPWIELNFFGPTKIRESLRKLAELFDDTIKQKVEAVIAKYDAQMQAVIDEYRPRLEGKKVMIYVGGLRPRHTIGAYEDLGMVCVGSGYEFAHTDDYERTAPEMPDATVVYDDASEFEMEQFAHVLQPDLVASGIKEKYLFQKMGIPFRQMHSWDYSGPYHGYKGFPIFARDIDMAINSPTWSLVKAPF
- the nifH gene encoding nitrogenase iron protein, giving the protein MRQIAIYGKGGIGKSTTTQNTVAGLASLGKKVMIVGCDPKADSTRLILHAKAQATVMDLVRERGTVEDLELEDVLKMGYGDVKCVESGGPEPGVGCAGRGVITAINFLEENGAYTPDLDFVFYDVLGDVVCGGFAMPIRENKAEEIYIVCSGEMMAMYAANNIAKGILKYASSGKVRLAGLICNSRKTDKEYELIEALARKLGTQMIHFVPRDNQVQRAELRRMTVIEYSPEHKQAEEYRMLAQKILDNKMLVVPTPLEMDELEDLLMEFGIMEAEDESIVGVAEAAAK
- a CDS encoding ANTAR domain-containing response regulator, with the translated sequence MKSVLIAEDEAIVRGSINKKLKELGFDQIYECGDGKRAVELALDKLPDVALLDVSMPEQDGITAAQQIRAKLKIPILLLTACHDPETVKRAKESGIAAFLTKPFREQDLWPAIELAFAHADEVEELKEQVEDLKEVIESRKVIEKAKGVLMRTQGLSEPEAFRRMQKLAMDKRKSMRQIAEAILLTEG
- a CDS encoding efflux RND transporter periplasmic adaptor subunit; translation: MKRHILIPAILLLLAAVAAVWHFTRSEPKEPPGIKVSGTIEVTDVAVSFKIPGRVEERLVDEGEAVTAGQLIARLDDQDQNHEVAARQGEVNAVRAALAELEAGSRSEEIAQAEAAFQRAKAESERFKVDYERDKALFAREVIPARQLDASRTAFETSRAAAREAAERLSLVRKGPRQETISQARARLQSAEAALAEAKTRLGYTELRSPLTGVVLAKHTEPGELVAAGTPLVTVGNLHDVWLRAYITETDLGRVKLGQKARVTSDSWPGKAFDGTITFISSEAEFTPKNVQTEKERVKLVYRIKISVGNPQQELKPGMPADALILADNR